ATTCTACCTCCACCAATATTAATTCCACCACTATTATTGTTATGCCCAAAACTCATCATCTAGGTTGACCATATGACATGCCCGTATGAACCTAAGAGTGGCGCCGTAAAgttcatgcaaggcctaaataAACAATTTCCCAATGAATTCcataaatttttataaaaggaTCCAACTACTTATTCCATCATGATTCAAATAAttcaaatattcaaatataaaaattttaactatTCATTGGCATCAGAAAATAAACTAGCTAACTAGCTAATGACTGTTGCTCGAACTCCATATCAATCCATCCAAAATCTACACATCCTGTGACTCTAAAAAAATATGCAACAAGATATATAAGCTTTATAATTAACCCAGTAAAAATTTCCACATGTCCCCACCAGCACAATAATATATGATTTAAAATAGCAAGAAATCGACGCACACATCATGAAATCACAAACCGTCGATCAATAATGCTcgaataaataatatatatatatatatatatatatatatccatcaaATGTCAATAGAAAACCAGCCGCTCAAGAGTGATATATTATACGatatctcataaatcttcaATAATATTTTCAATACTTTTCATTCCACtttttttaacttgattcagatCCAAGATTAATTATCTTTTCAACTTTAGGCCAAATCTTGATCACATTTTCCGCCCGTGATGGAGCAAtggataatattatatttttagccTGTGATAGAGCAtttgatagtatcacattttcaactAGTGATGGGGTATTCGACAATATCACATTTTCAACCTGTGATAGGGCATTCGTCATATTTCTAGCCTATGATAGGGCATTCATTACATTTCTAGCCTATGACGGGGCATTCGATGATAACGAGATCAGCCCAAGGACCATTGAAATCAACCCAAAGTCTTTATTCATTCAATCAAATTCACACCCATACatcaattctttttattttcggttTTAGACTAACCACGATCACATTCCCGCCTATGAAGAGGCAATCGATAAGTGTCACATTTCCAGCTTGTGACGAGGCATTTGATAAGTGTCACATTTTCTGCCTGTaatggggcaatcaatataacatgaTTAGTCCATAGTACCATATCTATTAGTCCAATTATGCAAGTGTAAATTATACTCATATATGCATCCATCATACTATCAATCACAAACATATATGATCAAAATATAGTTTAATATagaaaccatcataaaagaattctTGCATCTTACTTATCTTGATCATCAGCATacgatacatatatatacaaaatatcTATAATCATGCAGGCGAGTGTACAAGAATTTTTACCTCTTTGCTGACAACCCAAACAAACTAATCACCTACCCACATTGGAATCTACAGACCGGGGTGCACAGAACTCTGCTCAACATCCTTTTGACCGAAATATTATGCTCCTACATAACCAAATCAACATCAAAATTTATCCAAGATATATGACAACATGAAATCCTCTACTAGTCCACTAAAGAGTTCACTATCACGTGGTAACCCAAGACTACCCTCTGAGTCCCtttaatcaaaatttttttggatcaagctagagagagaaaatactAAGATAAAGtaggaaagaggaagaagagagagagagagacagaaagAGAGAAACGAGAGAGGggagagaaaataagagaagaGAGATAGTCATGaggctctctctcttcttcttctcagaTGGAGGAGAGTGCTCGGAGGCGGCGGCCGCTTGGGGTTGGTGACCCCAGCAGTCAACGGACCAAAGCATGCTGGTGGCGTGCCACGCCCGATGATGACCGaccgaaaaaaaaataaaaatagggaGACCTTATTTATCATCAATGTAGTGACTCTCAGGCCGGATTCAAGGTGGAAACGACGGCCTAACAGCTGAAAGGAGGATAAGAGAGGAGTTGGGAACGAGGACTTACCTCCAGCGAGCTCATCCGGCGGGATCGACAGTGAAAACTTCGGGCACCTCTCACGGAGAATCTAGAGTTTTATGCCTCTAATGGAAGAACTCCCAAGGTGGatgccaaagaaaagaaagaaggctctTTTATAAATGAAAATCAGGCTTAATATGGTAGGCTTAGACTCCTCCTTCCAGCAGAATTAGAGAGAGAAATCGGAATCGGGAGTTTTCCTCTCTACCACATGTGCCGAGCACGTGATGTGGCCGAGTGGCCAGCCCAggcccaaaaataaaaataggctCTTGCAACCATGCCCTCCAATACATATAGCACCTATATAGACTTTGCTACCACCACGACCGACCAATCATAATTTCGCTATTACCAATTGATCTTCCACCTTGATCTTCACCACCACCTCCAAGATATATTTCATCTGGGCCATCAATTGAGATTGCACCATTGCCTTCACCACCACTGCCACCAATTTAAATTCCACATTCTTAGTGCCTAGACGGCCGCTAGAAATAATAGATTCACAAAAGAATTAAAATTATGCAATCTAAGCTTTTATTTGCAGACCGCTAGAATTGTAATAGACAGAAGTGGGAAAAAATATACaaacaaatttaaaaaaaaatcaaaaaatggtGATTCAAATccttatatataattattttagaattctaGTCCAAAAGCTCAAGTTGATTAGAGGAACAACATCAAGTTAATAAAGGGAACAACCCAGGAGTATTAAAAGTAGCATCAATATCCTTTGCATAGCTGATATGTGAAAAATATTTGCCGGCAAAATAATCATTATTTTTGAAAGCTCTTGTCTATCCATATATCAAGATCAAAGGGCAATGCTACGGTAACTCGTAAAATTCATTCAACAAATTTGGGTGTTTTGTACCAAtcactttgtttttttttttgaggaaatgTAATGGAGTAAGGTACTCCTCCATGAAAATTTATTAATACTTAGGTGTCAGCACAAGGTGAAGGGTGGTATTGTAATATTGTCGTGGCGGACCCACAAGTATATGGGAAGGGCCATGGGGTTGTTTTAGGGACACCCGGATTGAACCACGTTTTGGGGTCTTAGCTCTTAGGTCCCACGGGTACTATGTGGTATTTATCTAGTGTGCGATGTTCCAACCTGCAGATGATTCCCACGTCTCTTTGGTCCAGTTCCCACTTCTATCTTCGCAGCTTGTGAACAGGGATCGGTAGGATGAACTTTCAGTAAGGGGGTAGAACTCTTGTGAATCTCAAGAAAGCTTCTGCCACTGATTTTGTGGCTTCTAAGGGTCATCCATTTGACGCTGATTGATATCGCCATTTCTGCTGCCGCTGGTTGGTTGGGATTCACTCGGGTTGTTGAGCGCTGAAGTTGAAGCGAGATACCAGCCACTGCCTCATCCATTGAGACTGAAGTCTAGCCTCAGTATACAATGGTTACTTGTTTGCAATTTCCATGGCTAATAAGGCTACGAATCTGAAGACTCTGCTCTTCCGTTCTTTCCAGATGCACCAACAAACAGCAGCGATCTAGGCATTGATGGCCTCTCTTTCTCATGTGCAAAGGCACACTACTGAAAAAACTACCTTTCCCGACTTTTGTCTGCCGACGCTAAGTAGAAGCGTCGATAATTTTTGCTAAGCgccaaaatttgccgacgcttttaaaaagcgtcaATAGGTCTGGCCTAAGACGATGCTTACAAGCGTCGCGAAAGGTTCCGCCGACGCTtctaagcgtcgtcggaagccgTAGCTTGGGGCATCGGCGGAAGCAAAAAATCCCCCAACCGAAGccatctccctttttttttttttctttttttcctcccaacgatgctttagaaagcatcgtcggaggccattatcccccctcccctctcctcgcTACAAATTCCTCCCGATCCCTAACCCATCCAGCCGccccccctccccttctctctccgccgctcgccccctccccctcctctctacaaatcccctcccccctcctGATCCCTCAAACCCCCTCCCTTACAAATCTCTAACCCCCTTCCGATTCTCGATCAGATCCCTTCCaagaagcgagagagagagagagaggtcatGCTTCATAGACAGTTCGATGGagcttctttcctcttctccgtcgtcggcttcatgccttctcaggccacccaggcccccgatccctcctcctcccccgccAAGGTACCcattgcctctctctctctctctctgtagagATCGCGATCTCGATGTCTCGACCTCTAAATCCTTGTTCTCGATCATGCTCTCAATCTCAGATTCATGGGGCTCAGGGTGCCGTCCCGCTGACCGTGAAGCAGATCGCCAAAGCCTTCTCGCCTCGCTCGAGGACGAGATCCGCGCCCTCCTGTCCTCGCAGTCCCGCCTGGAGCCGGAGTCTAGCTCCCCAGACTGGATCGCGCCGGCCTTGCCCGGATCGAGCTCCTCCACGCCTCCCTCGACGACCTCCACCAGCTCCCCCAGGCCCAGGACACCCTCCGCCGCCGCTCCTCCACCCCCTGGACTAACCGCCTCCTCGACGACTTCCTCCGCTTCGTCGATGCCTACGGCTCCTTCCGATCCGTCCTCATCTCCCTCAAAGAAACCCAGTCCGAGCTCCTGACCGCCATTCGGTGGCGCGACAAGGCCCGGGTCGCGTCCTCTGTCCGGTCCCAGAAAAGAATCCAGAAAGATCTCGCCAAGCTCGCCGTTTCCATTCGAGAAGCATCCAGATCGCCCGCCCCCGCGCTGGCGGCGGATGCGGCGGAGGCGGAGATGACGGGGATCATGAGGAGGCGACGGCGGCCACGGCGATGGCTTTGGCGGCGGTTTTTTTGGGGATCAGGGCGGCTTACTCCTTCGCGTCGGAATTCTTCCGGTTTTCTTGGAGATGCCCCCCTCAAGTTGCggtaagaaaatatatttttatatttttttctttaaaaaaaaattacgacGACATTTTAAAGCGTCACTAATTTaaaaaacatgagtcaaacccGACACTTTAAAGCGTTGCTAGACggattttagcgacgcttttccaacgcgtcagcaattttttttccacCCCGACATAGCCGACGCTTTGGTGACGCTTTGAAAAATGTCGGGAagaaaattaccgacgcttataagcgtcggtaaaagcctTAAAAAGCATCGCCAAAGCccctttttcttgtagtggcAAGATTCTCTCCTTTTCGAAAGGTTCTTATCACGCCCCAAACTCGGAGCGCAGCAGATACCGCATGCCTGAACGATGGACTGTACAGGCATGTAAGGCTACTAAATATATCAAAGTAACGACAAATCCTtaaaatttattaagcattaatttattcaaatagttgttgaaataattttaaattaccaTGTGCTAACTaataacataaatcaaattaaattttctaactactctaactaaaatgccaataactgaaaaaATCATTAAGAATCTAGTGCACTCCTTAAGTCCCAAGTGATCATGCGTCTATACATCTTAaatatgaaaaacagaaaaaaatagtAATGAGCTATACTAGCCGAGTAAGCAACATAAAACCTCAGAGTGGGGTCAAAGAAtgtcaaaattttaattaaagcacaaaataataattaaaaaataaatcattaataaatatatttttatttcaaaatttattatcatCTTCATAAAAAACTGATACTAAAATCTTAACATCAATAGGCTATGGCCACGTAATCCAGTGGCATGGGTCACATAAAGTGCAAAAAACTATTATTATTAACCACTAGTGGCAACTGTGtctaaataccactattctaatcaccggtggtgtGGTGTCAAAACcagtataaataaattttttgatttttttttaatgttctttttcttctataaATTTAGCATATATTGTTGTAGTTTATAAAACTTTTTTGCGTAGCCAGATTTCTTGTCATAATGACACTGAATGTTTTTCGGAATTGGACTCGACCATTACCTTCCCGAATTTTTTGATTCTAACCATCTGACCCTTTGTTCCTCTGACTGAAGCCACCATTTATACCTCCATCTCTTAGTTCTGGCCACGACCACATTCCCAAGATACATAGTTTTATCTAGACTGCTTATATATACCACCTTTTTTTTGACAAATTCTATTGAGATTTAAAGCATGCTCAACAGATTTTTCACGCGATCCACGTAATCTTTCCtcatataattacaaagaaccaaaaaaatcattaaaagaaaatttacttAAAGCTTTAGATTCTTCTATAGCAGCAACAATAGGATCGTACTTTTAGATacacttctaatatttttttcaacCACTTTTTCATTTTCAGTAGCTTCACCATAAACATGCATGCATCTGATCAACAGTctcaaaaatttttgaaaagaaattatGCGCAGATTTACCTTCTTGAACACTTGAACAAGTACATTCTCAAATTTTCTTCTAAGAGATTAAAGTTTTAAGCCTTTGTTACTTTTGTATTACCAGAAAACTCCTGCTTCAAAGTAACCCATGCTTGATGGGAACATCCAGGCTGAAACTCAGATGGAAGATGGTTTCATCCACACCCTACTAGATGAAGTGCAATGCTCTGTAGTTCTTTTTCTTGACATCTTCCATGCATCAGCTGTCAAGCCGTTCTCATCGTACCTCTTACCCACATATATCCCAATGATTGTGAAAGAGGAATGGAGTCTTCATCTTCACACCTCACACATCGTAATTATCTCTGTTTGAGAATCGCGATTGCTAGTTGCAAAGAACAAAAACTCAGACTGCTGCTTGCCATTTTAAAGTTCTCTTGAATCTTGTTCTGATACCATTTTGTTATGGTGATATCCTAGGATCAAGAGTATTATGTTGCTTAATGTGTATCGGACTcacacattatatatatatatatatatatatatatatagagagagagagagagagagagagagagagagagagagagagagagaggagaaggagacgcCTCACATTAGATGATGGATACACGATGGAGAAaaactaatttttattatttactcTACCTTTATAAGTCGTAGTGCATAGGTTGATGTAGAAGCAAGaaaaagtctatgaaccaaTGAAAGTTGAAGACATATATAGTGGAACATTTTTGaagataaaataatataatatctcAAGATAGGGAACTCTATCGAGCTGTTTCCAATGTCACGTAGAAATTATAGAGTTTGAATCAGACTTAACATACTCCACAAGGTTTGTGATAGTGCCCTTCTGCAAACCTCACCTAACTCTTGCATGAATCGGCTTGCAACTCGGACTTTGACTTCGAGATGAACACAGTAATGACTTGGCAACATCAACATCGGCATAATCTTTAATAGGATTGAGGTTCCGGGGAAGAACTAGAATGGTCAGGGATACACGACAGTCATTGCGGACGTACCTACCATACTCTTGCTCGAAtcaagaggaaagaagaaaggataAAGCTCGTATCGAACGTAGCAGCTGCTATAAAGCACTCGGCAGCCTTTCCTATGGAGGCAGAAATTTGGAAAGTTGGCCTCGGCGATCGCCAGGCACTGTGCGCAGGAGAGCCGGGACAAGTCGTCGGTACACTGAACCAATGCATAGATGGTCACAAAATCTGAGAACTGGGACTCTCCCTTCCCTAGTCCCCGACTCCCCGGCGCCACGGCCTGCTTCCTCACCCCGTCCATCAGCTTCCCCAGCTCGGCATCGAATCTCTCCGGCTCAGTAACATTCTCGACGTTCCAGTAAAATATCCCAAACCCGGTGTCCAATTCTCCGAAGAAGTCTTTGGTGTCATAACGTAGAAAGCAGTAATCAAACCATATCCTGGCGTCAGCCTGCTTCGGACACAGCTTAGGCAGCCGCTCAGCCGCGTCAGCCAGGCAGGACTTGCAGCCATCGGCGCTCACATCGCCTCGGCATTGAGCAAGCCCGAAGACTTGGTCGTTCTTCGAGCCGTAGGATGCTGTCGCAAAGCCGCTGACAGAAGCGTTTGCGAGTAATTCAGCGACGACTTGGTTGATGTTGGCGGACGTTTGGCCGTTGGTGATGTTGTTGCTATTGTTGCAGAAGTTGCCAAGAGGGTCTGTGCAGTTGGAGGATAGAggcaggaggaagaggaaggtgaagaagtaGAGAAGGTGGAGAAGCTTTTGGGTGGTTGTCATTTTCTCCTCTATAGGTTTCTACCCCTTCCACCAACGTTAAATAATGAGTGGTGGCCAAGATCAGGCACGAATGCCGCAGGCTTTTTTGACTCTCTGTGGGGGAGGTGGCGAGGGAATGCACCAATTTCCTCAGTGGTTTACAGCCATGTGAGTCAGACAGCAAAACAGGGAATGTTTCAGGTCATCAGCCGTTAATTAAGCAGCGAGTGCTTTTTCATGGTTGTTTGGCAACTAAAGATTGGGGTTTACTCTGCGTGGGTGACTGGCATTAGAGCTGAGTGGTGGTCATTTTCCTGGCCTACTATAGGTCCATTCTTCTAGAGCGCGCGGTAGCGACGGAACAGTCTTCTTCCATGGTTTTGAATATTGCTCGAATATTTTTCAGCCGCACTACTTGACGTGCATGCAGTAAACGGAGAACCAAGTCAACGCAGTCCATTGATTTTGCTAAGctgtattctttttttttttttttgtatgtattCACTTTGTTATTCTAATTGTTAATGCTCAGAACCTAGCCGGCCATGTTCTGATAAATTCGAGATGTGGACGGTGCAGATCAACCCACTCGGTTACTACAGGAAAAAGGACCCATCCCGATGCTTTTTTGGACCTTTGGCGACGCTACTTAGCGTCGGCTAAAGTACCGCCGACGTAACACCAAGCGTCGGAGATACCagagtggcaaaagtttttgccgacgtaggaggaaagcgtcggcaaaaatcgggctttaccgacgcttatatagCGTCAGCGATAACCCGACGGACAATTTCGTCATGGGTTTCCTGCTGGTTTTCCTCGACACTTTATAGCGTCGCAAATTGCAAATCCCTTTCCCCGACGCTAACATAAGCGTTTGAAGCGTTGGCATAAGCGTGCCGGTGGTGCCACGAcgttttttaccgacgcttaaaagcgtcgggaattgttttttcaaaaaaaaaaataaaacaccaattcatattataaaatacacattacaaAACATACATTATAATAATATGAACATGTATTACATTGATACATTGAGACAAACACTCAGATCATTCGAAATAtgaatattgtcatatctgattaaaaatttgcttaataagtttcaaattacaatgtactctgaaaaataagaaacatatacatattaaactcataaaagataatctagaatgcatcagggacgggattccgctccatcatcatctctacaagcATTTGAAGTATCAGAaatctaccaaaaaaaagaaaccttagaagttaggaataatgtgatacattaactcatatatcataattgataatatataaagtattcaaatatatatagttatttatctgagaagggagaaatcgttgtaacatggatgaaatattcgtaagctgagactgcaaatttgCTTGGTTTTGCTTCAGCTCTTCAATAGTTGCTTGAAAATGACGAACTTCTGCAGTATTATTAGATTCTCTGGCATTGCTTGTATATGTGCCCACtgaagacaactgagtgggggtaactccaacgccgtaacccctcactcgaccataacgctctgggcccatcaattcagcgagcacttgagcttcaatatgattggtcgcgtcggatgatgatgaccccccgacgcgctctgaaataaaatatgttgccctatcctatatctctcaaaaaaaattcaaattaatgtatgccaataatttataaataaaaaaaaataaagcacaagtcgaagatgaatacatacaactatatctcttgactccttCCGGACAAAGATGCCATCTCGGTGgatgtgagtcatcttataaaactccaccctaccaggctccctcccattatcatccatctacaacaaaaagtatatttcaagagtatacatgctatatgatagaataatttaagataaatttaaagagtttcaaaaaaacttaagAATTCAGCTCTACGCCTCGCATAACTCATGGAGCCTAAAGTGTGAGGAACAATCTGTGATGCtcgagcagctctaccaatattggaatatgtcttttccgaaaaaaataaacaatgtAATTTATACAATATATAAATTTCTAATctataataatagtaaatacaatctaaggtGTTGGGGAAAAAACCCAAGTCATGCCGCCTCGGAGGTgctcgaccaaagagcgccgaccagcgGCGCttgaccaaagagcgccgaccagaaagacgCTCGGCTAGAAAGGCGCCCCACCaagaagcgccgaccagaaaggcgctcgactagagagcgccgaccagaggcgctcgactagaaagagccgaccagagagcgccgaccaaaaGCAACTCCGCCACAGGACATTCCCTTAGGCAACCAGCTCGGCTCGAAACTCGGGCCGGGCccgtgccttagccaaatattcaatccccgcctaaccctctaagggacctgacaactccactacaacctgccaccATCTCTAAGCCTTCAAGGCACGAGATCTCCGTGGGTATTTGGCAcgacctatcattaatgcatgacgccccctcaggcctccgatgcactcagtcattaaatgaacacggctcaagatgatctccggatcgctgaaccatcaaagcgtatggctctctctgaccgccggttcactcggtaattaatgcacttaccatctacgaaccccaggcccacaacggccgacggttcaaccactccaacgggtccgatcaatcgcgacaactccctgactccggtctgattcggccttattctccactacgccattaatgagcgAAATCGTGCTCAATTATCACAAAAAAGGACAAATCCCcccgtcacctcccaggtaacataatatcttcctataaaaggggacctaggaggaaggggggagggAGACAATACAACACGGACACAAATACATACAGAACAAACattcctctcctgactcccctcacatattagccccctctgacttaagcatcggagggccggcgccggaaagcccggccaccggcttttttgcaggactcgccaggaggacgccgccaggcGACGCCACTGCCGTCCAccgtccctgcggcggagctcctcccccctcggttcgcggcagcccccgggtccaatttccagcaacagttggcgctagaggaagggcccgagttgctgctatgaagctaaggagtaaaggggcttccaatacctctcgacgtcctccaacTAGTCCTGAACATTCTGTCCGAAACtcgccgcctccggccgagacaactcctcaagttcggccggagcagtttgatgccctggtgcaacaggtgcaagccttggctaccgctgtccaaggcttgcaacctaggggcatcccgacggcaccacttcctccggctccagttcaaccggagccccctacaagcgggctcCCCCTTCAAGgccaggactctcaagtccaggcctccctctggagagaacacCCAGTCAGAGGCCCTGGAGGCTGGCCGCAACCTTCGgaggctgagtcggttccagggcaacttgCACCCGAACGAACCGCCGCAGCggtcctccagaatgatgaactcgataagaaggtcgagaagttggagcgccagatccaggcactccacggaagaaaatcgggacgtgatggtgacttcgagttcaccacgaagtccccc
This DNA window, taken from Phoenix dactylifera cultivar Barhee BC4 unplaced genomic scaffold, palm_55x_up_171113_PBpolish2nd_filt_p 000085F, whole genome shotgun sequence, encodes the following:
- the LOC103706215 gene encoding cysteine-rich repeat secretory protein 55-like; translated protein: MTTTQKLLHLLYFFTFLFLLPLSSNCTDPLGNFCNNSNNITNGQTSANINQVVAELLANASVSGFATASYGSKNDQVFGLAQCRGDVSADGCKSCLADAAERLPKLCPKQADARIWFDYCFLRYDTKDFFGELDTGFGIFYWNVENVTEPERFDAELGKLMDGVRKQAVAPGSRGLGKGESQFSDFVTIYALVQCTDDLSRLSCAQCLAIAEANFPNFCLHRKGCRVLYSSCYVRYELYPFFFPLDSSKSMVGTSAMTVVYP